DNA from bacterium BMS3Abin08:
AAAGGGTGTTCCTTCTTCTGCTGTCATAATATGGGTCTCTGAAGTTATCGAGAAAGAACCGGTCAAGGAGCATGACAGCCGAGATATCACAGGCCCTGACACCGAATATAACCCTCGGCCTCTGCGTTTTTAAGTCTTCCACCTCCCCCCCGGGAGACGGATTCCCGGCCCGTAACATCCGTTCATACTGGGGAAAGAGAAATTCCTTCGGTGATGGAAGGGATGCCGGACAATCAAGCTCAATCTCATGAATATCTTCAACCGTCCTGAAGACGATATCGTGATTGTATCTCCTGAGAGGACCTATCAGTTCCCGGTCCTTTCTCAACTGTCTCAACCAGTAGGAAAGGTGGTTTTTGTCAAGAATCCAGGAGTTTTTCATGTAATCCTGAGGTCCTCAAGGTCTACTTTAGGTACCTTGCTCTTACGCGTTTTCTGTCTCGTCAGGGGTTTAATCCTGACTGCGCAGACCTTGTATTCAGGGATCTTGGCAACGGGATCCACAGCAGGGTTGGTCAGTAGATTAACCGCCACTTCCCTGAAATGAAAGGGGATGAAAATGGTTCCCCTTGGTGTTCTCCTCGTTATGAGGGTCCTGACCTTTACGGAACCCCGGCGTGAGCTAATCTCAACGAGTGATTTGTTCCTTATGGATAAACTCTCTGCATCTTCCGGGTTGATCTCCACGAAACACTCCGGTTCCTCCCGGTTAAGGACAACCGTCCTGCGGCACATGGTTCCTGTATGATAAAGAAAATACAACCGTCCCGTTGTCAGTAAAAAGGGATACTCTTCATCGGGAGGTTCGTCCGGGGGCAGGTATTCTATAGTAATAAACGTCCCGAGACCCTTTGCAAACGCTCTCCTGTGGAGATAGGGCGTTCCGGGATGCTCCCTGCTCATACAGGGCCACTGGAGGCCAAACCCTTCCTCAAGCCGGTAATGAAGCGTGCCCCCGTACGAGGGGGTAAGGAGGGCGATTTCCTCCATGATCTCATATGTGCCCCGGTAGCTCATCTCATAACCCATCCTGATCGACAGGTCGCAGATAATCTCCCAGTCCGCCCTGGCCTCACCCCGGGGTTCAACGGCCTTACGTATAAGTTGAACACGTCTTTCCGTATTTGTATAAGTGCCGTCCTTTTCAGCAAATGCTGCGGCAGGCAGAACCACGTCAGCATATGCTGACGTTTCGTTCAGGAATATATCCTGGACAACAAGGAAGTCCAGCCTCCCGGCAGCCTCCCTCACATGTGCAAGGTCGGGATCGGAAAGAAGGGGGTTTTCCCCCATGACATACATTGCCTTGAGCTTCCCCTCATAGGCCCTGTCCATCATATCCATAACGGTAAGACCCGCCCTCTGCGGCAGTCTCTTTCCCCATGCACGCTGGAATTTTCTCCTTGCTCTGGGGTTTGTTACGGTCTGGTACCCTGAGTATACATTGGGAAGGGCACCCATATCACAGGCACCCTGAACATTGTTCTGACCCCTCAGCGGATTTATGCCGGACATGGGAAGACCGATATGACCGGTCAGCATTACAAGATTGGCACAGGCGCGGACATTGTCCACCCCTGTTACATGCTGGGTTATACCCATCGCATAAAAGATCATTGAACGCTTCTCCATTGCATAAATCCGTGCGACCCTCCTTATGTCACCTGCCTTTACACCGGTAATCTCTTCAACGAGCTGCGGTGGGTACTTTCTGAGTTTCTCCTCAAAGGAGTCGAAGTTTTCGGTCCTCCTTCTGACAAAATCGACATCCACCAGCCCCTCGTTTATGATTACGTTCATTATCGACATAATGAGGGCAACGTCTGTTCCACTCCTGTGTCTCAGATGGATATGGGCAAAATCAGCGATCTGTGTCCTCCTGGGGTCGGCCACTATCAGGGTTGCGCCCCTGTCAACGGCATCACGCATCTGCATCCCTATCATGGGATGCTGCTCCGTTGTGTTGGATCCGATGACAAACAGGAGCCGGGCGTCGGCTATTTCATGAATGGAGTTGGTCATGGCACCCGAACCGAAAGCAGAGGCCAGACCGGCCACCGTGGTGCTGTGTCAGAGGCGTGCACAGTGGTCTATGTTGTTGGTCCCGATCACGGCCCTTGTAAACTTCATCATGATGTAGTTTTCCTCGTTTGTGCACTTGGCGGAACTCAGGACGCCGATTGCATCGGGACCATGTTCCTTTTTGATCTCTCCGAACTTCCCGGCAATCAGGCTGAGCGCCTCGTCCCAGGAGGCCCTCTCAAGCCGTCCGTTTCTCCTTATCATGGGATATTTCAGGCGTTCAGGATGGGCGACAAACTCGAGGGAGTTCCAGCCCTTTACACAGAGGCTTCCCCTGTTTACCGGATGGTTTCTGCTTGGTGATACGCCGGTTATCGTGTTGCCCTCCACATGGAGATAAAGGCCGCAACCGCAACCGCAGTAGGGACATATAGTAAGGATCTTATTCATGGATAATTCCAAACTATTCATTATAATATTTTATAGACTCATAAATAAAGCTTGGTGCCCGAATCCGCCGTATGACTCACCTGCCCTTTTCAAGGATTGATGGAATCTCTATCGGCTATTCCGGGTGTTGTCTACCTTAAAGAAAGCAAACATTGTGCCATTTGGGAGTTAAGGGTCTGAATATAAGGGGCCAGCGGGGTGATGCGTTGAATTAAAGATATACCTGATGGGCGGCTCCCATACGGTTGTCGCTGAACCACGGGGGAGGACCGCCTATATCCCGGCAAATCCGGGGGAAAATTACCCGGAGGAATTACTTTTTGTAATCAGAGTATCTTTCCCCGGCGGGCAAAGAACTCACTCAGTGCAAGCCTGACGACCGCACCTCTTGACCACTTCCTGCCGGTCTCTTCTGAATACTTTTCTGCAGATTCCTCCAACGCCTCAAGAACCTCCTCTTCGAGATAGACGGTGGTCTTTACCAGCTTTTCATGTTCCTCAACCATATGGCCTCCTGTTAGGGGTCTCTCTAACGCAGCTTATCGATATCGCTGTTGGCGCCAAGAAGGACAAGGATGTCGTCCTTCTTTATGATGTCTTCCGGAGCAGGATTAACATTCCAGGACTCCTTCTCCTGGTCGTTAAGCGTATACTTTCTCTTTATTGCAATAATACTGATGTTGTATTCCGATCGCAACCTGGTGTCTACAATTGTTTTATCCCATAAGAACGGGGGGGCGGGCAGTTCTACAATGCTATACTCGGGTGAGAGTTCGATATGTTCCATGAACTCGGGTTTTATAAGGCTCCTTGCGATCCTGTGAGCCATATCACGTTCCGGATAGACCATCCTGTTGACACCGATGTGTGAAAGGACCTTGCCGTGAAGGTCGTTTACCGCCTTTGCAATGATCTCCTTGATCCCGAGCTCCTTAAGCGTCATCACCACCAGGATGCTTGCCTCAACATTCTCACCGATACTCACAACCGCCACATCCACATTCTGTACCCCTACCTCCTTCAGGGAATCCTCATCCATTGCATCCATCTGGACTGCAAGTGTTACCTGGTCGGCCACGGCCTTCAGCTTGTCCTCATCCGTGTCTATTGCAATCACGTCACAGTCCTCTTTTGCAAGGCTCGTGGCAACAGCGGAGCCAAACCTTCCAAGTCCGATAACGGCGAACTGTCTTTTCATCCTATCATTATCCTCCCTTCCGGATAGCGTACCCTCTCTTCCCTGACTCTCAGCAAGGCCATAAACAACGTAAGGGGACCAAGCCTCCCTGCAAGCATGGTGATGATTATTATAACCTTTGAAATCCCGGAAAAACCTGCACTGAGGCTCAATGCCCCTCCATTGCCCGTAGAGAGGCCGACGGTCCCAAAGGCTGAAACCACCTCAAAAACCGTATTCTGAAACCCCGTGTGCTCGAGGTCTATGATAATCAGTGTAACAACCATGACATAAATAACCGAGACTGCAAGGATAACGAGTGAGCGTGAAATCAGTGTCGCCGGGATCCTCCTTTTAAAAACCACCGTATCCCTTCTACCCCTTATCGTTGACCAGATATGCAAGACTATAATCGCAAAGGTCGTGGTCTTGATACCCCCACCGGTACTCCCTGGTGAAGCGCCTATTATCATCAGCATAACCGTCAGAAATATCGTTGCAGGCTGGAGCATGGAGTAGTCAATGGTATTGAACCCGGCGGTACGTGCAGTGACTGAGGCAAAAAGCGCCGAGATTATGGTATCACCGGTACCGGAGCCCGGGCCGGCAAAGAGGTAGTTCCTCTCACTGAAATAGATGAGTAAGGCGCCGCAAACAACCAACAGTAAAGAGGAGATGACAGCGATCCTGGTATGAAGCATAACCCTGGTGGTATCCTTTCTTAACCGCCTGTAGAGGTCGTTCATCACGACAAATCCGATGCCCCCTAACAAAATAAGCAGCATAATGGTTATATTTACCGTATAATCCGTCCTGAACCCCTCGAGACTGTCGGGGAAGAGGCTGAACCCCGCATTATTGAACGCTGACACGGCATGGAAAACCCCCGTTATGACCGCATCTCCGGGAGAGGATGTTTTCAGAAAATGCAGGGTAAGTACCAGCGCCCCTACAGACTCTGAGAAAACCACGAATATAAGCATAGCCTTCATGAACCGGATGACACCTTCAAGGGTATCTATACTCATCGATTCCTTTATAAGTATGCGTTCCGATATGCCGATACGCCTGCCTGCCATCAGGGCAAGTAGTGTGGCCATGGACATATAACCAAGCCCCCCAACCTGGATAAGGAGGAGGAGAACTATCTTACCGAAGAGTGTAAAATCATTTGGAGTGTTCTTCACAATAAGGCCGGTAACACAGACAGCGGACGTAGAGGTAAACAGGGCGTCTGTTAGAGTTATCCC
Protein-coding regions in this window:
- the fdhF_2 gene encoding formate dehydrogenase H codes for the protein MAGLASAFGSGAMTNSIHEIADARLLFVIGSNTTEQHPMIGMQMRDAVDRGATLIVADPRRTQIADFAHIHLRHRSGTDVALIMSIMNVIINEGLVDVDFVRRRTENFDSFEEKLRKYPPQLVEEITGVKAGDIRRVARIYAMEKRSMIFYAMGITQHVTGVDNVRACANLVMLTGHIGLPMSGINPLRGQNNVQGACDMGALPNVYSGYQTVTNPRARRKFQRAWGKRLPQRAGLTVMDMMDRAYEGKLKAMYVMGENPLLSDPDLAHVREAAGRLDFLVVQDIFLNETSAYADVVLPAAAFAEKDGTYTNTERRVQLIRKAVEPRGEARADWEIICDLSIRMGYEMSYRGTYEIMEEIALLTPSYGGTLHYRLEEGFGLQWPCMSREHPGTPYLHRRAFAKGLGTFITIEYLPPDEPPDEEYPFLLTTGRLYFLYHTGTMCRRTVVLNREEPECFVEINPEDAESLSIRNKSLVEISSRRGSVKVRTLITRRTPRGTIFIPFHFREVAVNLLTNPAVDPVAKIPEYKVCAVRIKPLTRQKTRKSKVPKVDLEDLRIT
- a CDS encoding putative formate dehydrogenase; this translates as MNKILTICPYCGCGCGLYLHVEGNTITGVSPSRNHPVNRGSLCVKGWNSLEFVAHPERLKYPMIRRNGRLERASWDEALSLIAGKFGEIKKEHGPDAIGVLSSAKCTNEENYIMMKFTRAVIGTNNIDHCARL
- the ktrA gene encoding Ktr system potassium uptake protein A produces the protein MKRQFAVIGLGRFGSAVATSLAKEDCDVIAIDTDEDKLKAVADQVTLAVQMDAMDEDSLKEVGVQNVDVAVVSIGENVEASILVVMTLKELGIKEIIAKAVNDLHGKVLSHIGVNRMVYPERDMAHRIARSLIKPEFMEHIELSPEYSIVELPAPPFLWDKTIVDTRLRSEYNISIIAIKRKYTLNDQEKESWNVNPAPEDIIKKDDILVLLGANSDIDKLR
- the ktrB gene encoding Ktr system potassium uptake protein B produces the protein MKTEYKSGRLSPPQLLFFGFIGVILLGTTLLMLPYSTTHGITLTDALFTSTSAVCVTGLIVKNTPNDFTLFGKIVLLLLIQVGGLGYMSMATLLALMAGRRIGISERILIKESMSIDTLEGVIRFMKAMLIFVVFSESVGALVLTLHFLKTSSPGDAVITGVFHAVSAFNNAGFSLFPDSLEGFRTDYTVNITIMLLILLGGIGFVVMNDLYRRLRKDTTRVMLHTRIAVISSLLLVVCGALLIYFSERNYLFAGPGSGTGDTIISALFASVTARTAGFNTIDYSMLQPATIFLTVMLMIIGASPGSTGGGIKTTTFAIIVLHIWSTIRGRRDTVVFKRRIPATLISRSLVILAVSVIYVMVVTLIIIDLEHTGFQNTVFEVVSAFGTVGLSTGNGGALSLSAGFSGISKVIIIITMLAGRLGPLTLFMALLRVREERVRYPEGRIMIG